One Punica granatum isolate Tunisia-2019 chromosome 3, ASM765513v2, whole genome shotgun sequence genomic window carries:
- the LOC116201512 gene encoding uncharacterized protein LOC116201512, translated as MAPKGENVLEWSDEMELAFIHIMLEVFKVTQTTSWKRSHWEEMTKEIEKQFPEAQLCWTKVRDKCARLKGTYRQFTELRNHTGVGWDADTNTIKASPDVWDMFSKKNRAFKAFRTKGCKHYSLLNELFSSSTATGALRISSTNPPTTSSEERRLHAAFISASRGKQKQAVNIVECSDESDDPVNVEDPIISESRRRVSKRASSEKSIIHECMELFRDSFNKNGLETPSASKRSKSVSSPDKPEKDSVNEAMLELKKLKEKVPRRFYVKAAMALADKEIRKVFMFLDEDERIEWLQNLADS; from the exons ATGGCTCCAAAGGGTGAGAATGTACTGGAATGGAGTGATGAGATGGAGTTGGCATTCATACATATCATGCTTGAAGTCTTCAAAGTGACCCAAACGACTTCCTGGAAGAGATCTCATTGGGAAGAGATGACTAAGGAAATAGAGAAGCAATTTCCTGAAGCACAACTTTGTTGGACGAAGGTAAGGGACAAGTGTGCTAGATTGAAAGGGACATACAGGCAATTCACTGAGCTAAGGAACCACACTGGAGTGGGATGGGATGCAGACACGAACACCATCAAGGCCAGTCCCGATGTCTGGGATATGTTTAGCAAG AAGAACAGGGCATTCAAGGCATTCCGGACCAAAGGCTGCAAGCACTACAGCCTATTGAATGAGCTTTTCAGTTCTTCAACTGCTACCGGTGCTCTTCGCATCTCCTCCACCAATCCACCGACAACTTCATCTGAGGAACGACGGCTGCATGCGGCATTCATATCAGCGTCGAGGGGAAAGCAGAAACAGGCTGTCAACATCGTGGAGTGCTCCGACGAGAGTGACGACCCTGTCAATGTTGAAGATCCAATAATATCAGAGTCCCGACGTCGAGTGTCTAAAAGAGCTTCATCGGAAAAGTCCATAATACATGAGTGCATGGAATTGTTTAGGGATAGCTTCAACAAGAATGGTCTCGAAACCCCATCGGCATCAAAGCGAAGCAAGTCCGTATCAAGCCCTGATAAGCCAGAGAAGGATAGCGTCAACGAAGCCATGTTAGagttgaaaaaattgaaggagAAGGTCCCGCGTCGCTTTTATGTGAAAGCCGCAATGGCGCTGGCAGATAAGGAAATAAGGAAGGTTTTCATGTTCTTAGACGAGGACGAGCGAATTGAATGGCTGCAGAACCTTGCCGACTCCTGA